The following coding sequences lie in one Arachis ipaensis cultivar K30076 chromosome B03, Araip1.1, whole genome shotgun sequence genomic window:
- the LOC110262379 gene encoding 3,7-dimethylxanthine N-methyltransferase-like: FECSSKQRKAIIQAKPILEESITRLYYNDIFPKCLKVADLGCSSGPNALEVVSNIINIVDTTSSNLNLSSPNFQFYLNDLFENDFNTIFKSLPQYQKSLLEEKKGLKIGSCFINATPGTFYNRLFPSSSIHFFHSSYCLHWLSQVPEKLIEGEEALRWDNIYLTRTSPVSMHKAYLEQFQKDFKQFLKSRSEELVTGGGMLLAFIGRQDTSEIRTAWELIDMSLKDLLLEKLIEKATLECFNMPNYDPSMEEVKQVIEEEGSFILQKLETVHQDWDPNTNGGANDNNKVDENMRGEIVAKYIRAITEPLLKAHFGELRMDELFLRLENKAVQLIKENKIFKFPILVISLIKNA, encoded by the exons TTTGAGTGTTCTTCTAAGCAGAGAAAGGCAATCATCCAGGCAAAACCAATATTAGAAGAAAGTATCACAAGACTCTATTATAATGATATTTTTCCTAAGTGTTTGAAGGTAGCTGATTTAGGGTGTTCTTCAGGACCAAATGCTCTTGAAGTTGTATCAAATATCATCAACATTGTTGACACAACTAGCTCCAACTTGAATCTTAGTTCACCTAATTTCCAATTCTATTTGAATGATCTATTTGAAAATGATTTCAATACAATTTTCAAATCACTCCCTCAATACCAGAAGTCATTATTGGAAGAAAAGAAGGGACTCAAGATTGGTTCATGTTTCATTAATGCAACTCCAGGAACATTCTACAACAGACTCTTTCCGAGTTCTTCCATACACTTCTTTCATTCTTCCTATTGTCTACACTGGCTTTCTCAG GTTCCAGAGAAGTTGATTGAAGGAGAAGAAGCACTTAGATGGGACAACATATATTTAACAAGAACAAGTCCTGTGTCAATGCACAAAGCATATTTGGAACAATTCCAGAAGGACTTCAAACAGTTCCTGAAATCACGTTCAGAAGAATTGGTAACAGGTGGTGGCATGCTTTTGGCATTCATTGGAAGACAAGATACTTCAGAAATTAGAACTGCTTGGGAGCTAATTGACATGTCACTCAAGGACTTGCTCTTAGAG AAATTGATTGAAAAGGCAACTTTGGAATGCTTCAATATGCCAAATTATGACCCTTCAATGGAAGAAGTTAAACAAGTAATTGAGGAAGAAGGATCTTTCATTCTTCAGAAACTGGAAACGGTTCATCAGGATTGGGACCCCAACACGAATGGAGGAGCCAATGATAACAATAAGGTTGATGAAAATATGAGAGGGGAGATTGTAGCTAAATACATTAGAGCTATTACTGAACCCCTTTTAAAGGCACATTTTGGAGAATTGAGAATGGATGAGTTATTCCTTAGGTTGGAAAATAAGGCTGTCCAACTTATTAAGgagaataaaatattcaaatttccTATCCTTGTAATATCCCTTATTAAAAATGCTTAA
- the LOC107628866 gene encoding 7-methylxanthosine synthase 1, which produces MMSTLISWGSTERTNCITTKEREDMEVGMSSQNTLHMNSGVGDKSYAHNSFFQKKAIIKAKPILEESITRLYYNILPKCLKVADLGCSSGPNTLEVIYNIINIVYNTSSNLNLSSPDFQFYLNDLFESDFNTIFKSLPQFYKTLEGKKGNKIGPCFINATPGTFYKRLFPTSSMHFFHCSYSLHWLSQSPEELTIDGGGTVERDGIYLTSTSPIGMQKAYLGQFQRNLKAFLKSRSEELVTGGEMVLTFIGRQNNTSEIRATWNLLGLALNEMLLENLIEKETLKSFNIPNYDPSIEEVKEIIEEEGSFILHKVETIWMGWHGNMMNNEEGANGNKLDENMTGEFIAKYIRAVTEPLLKAHFGQRIMDELFLRFKDKAAQLLREIQILEFPNFIVSLIKNA; this is translated from the exons ATGATGAGCACCTTAATTAGCTGGGGTTCAACAGAAC GTACCAACTGCATTACTACAAAGGAAAGAGAAGACATGGAAGTTGGTATGTCATCACAAAATACGCTGCACATGAATAGTGGTGTAGGAGACAAAAGCTATGCACATAACTCTTTCTTTCAA AAAAAGGCAATCATCAAGGCAAAACCAATATTAGAAGAAAGTATCACAAGACTCTATTATAATATTCTTCCCAAGTGTTTAAAGGTTGCTGATTTAGGGTGTTCTTCAGGACCAAATACTCTTGAAGTGATATATAATATCATCAACATTGTTTACAATACTAGCTCCAACTTGAATCTTAGCTCACCTGATTTCCAATTTTATTTGAATGATCTATTTGAAAGTGATTTCAATACTATTTTCAAATCACTCCCTCAATTCTACAAAACATTGGAAGGGAAGAAGGGAAACAAGATTGGTCCATGTTTCATTAATGCAACTCCTGGAACGTTCTACAAGAGGCTGTTTCCTACTTCTTCCATGCACTTCTTTCATTGTTCTTATAGTCTACATTGGCTTTCTCAG TCTCCAGAGGAGTTGACTATTGATGGAGGTGGAACAGTGGAAAGAGACGGCATATATTTAACAAGCACAAGCCCAATAGGAATGCAGAAAGCATATCTTGGCCAATTCCAAAGAAACTTGAAAGCATTTCTGAAATCACGTTCAGAAGAATTGGTAACAGGGGGTGAGATGGTTTTGACATTTATTGGAAGGCAAAATAATACTTCTGAAATCAGAGCTACTTGGAACTTATTGGGCCTTGCACTTAATGAAATGCTCTTAGAG AATTTGATTGAAAAGGAAACTTTGAAATCCTTCAATATCCCAAATTATGACCCTTCAATAGAAGAAGTTAAAGAAATAATTGAGGAAGAAGGGTCTTTCATTCTTCACAAAGTGGAAACTATCTGGATGGGTTGGCATGGCAACATGATGAATAATGAAGAAGGTGCTAATGGCAACAAACTTGATGAGAATATGACAGGGGAGTTTATAGCTAAATACATTAGAGCTGTTACTGAACCCCTTTTAAAGGCTCATTTTGGACAAAGGATCATGGATGAGTTGTTCCTTAGGTTTAAAGATAAGGCTGCCCAACTTCTTAGGGAGATTCAAATATTGGAATTTCCAAATTTTATAGTGTCTCTTATTAAAAATGCTTAA
- the LOC110269347 gene encoding uncharacterized protein LOC110269347, whose product MEDMLYSKDLYDHMEGGKYKNTKYDAEWKKLNRKAVALIGQWLDRSVYPHVDTETNAKKMWKKLKELYERKNVQNKAFLIRKLGNMKYIEGKSMSGHLNIF is encoded by the coding sequence ATGGAAGATATGTTGTATAGCAAGGACTTGTATGATCATATGGAGGGGGGTAAATACAAAAATACCAAATACGATGCTGAATGGAAGAAGCTGAATCggaaggcagttgctttgatTGGGCAATGGCTTGATCGTAGCGTGTATCCACATGTTGACACTGAAACGAATGCcaagaagatgtggaagaaatTGAAGGAGTTATATGAGAGAAAGAATGTGCAAAACAAAGCATTCTTGATTAGAAAACTTGGCAATATGAAGTATATTGAAGGTAAATCGATGTCGGGGCACTTGAACATTTTTTAG
- the LOC110269921 gene encoding theobromine synthase 2-like, which produces MSSLIKRTRQIKDLGRGGMDRQQVVLHMNPGMGDNSYAHNSIIQKRVMREAKPIVEESMMRLYTIIPIHCFKVADLGCSSGPNALQLVSNVIDIVDCSSSNLNLKPPVFQFFLNDLFGNDFNSIFKSLPQFSEIIEEKKGQKCGGCFINATPGTFYKRLFPNNFSHFVHSSFSLHWLSQNLIEETKLESFNLPLYDPTIEEAKEVIEEEGCFTLQRLESVIMGWDGNINEGVDDKNKLDLNMRAEFITKQQRAALEPLLKAQFGENVMDELFVRFKNKVVELMEEKILEFPTLIISLIKKA; this is translated from the exons ATGAGCAGCTTAATTAAGAGAAC AAGACAAATTAAAGACTTAGGAAGAGGAGGAATGGATAGACAGCAAGTGGTCCTCCACATGAACCCTGGCATGGGAGATAATAGCTATGCTCATAACTCTATCATTCAG AAAAGGGTGATGAGGGAGgcaaagcccatagtagaagagaGTATGATGAGGTTATATACTATTATTCCTATTCATTGCTTTAAGGTGGCTGATTTAGGATGTTCTTCAGGACCAAATGCTCTTCAGTTGGTATCTAATGTCATCGACATTGTTGATTGCTCAAGTTCTAACTTGAATCTCAAACCACCGGTTTTTCAATTCTTCTTGAATGATCTATTTGGGAATGATTTCAATAGCATCTTTAAATCACTCCCTCAATTCTCGGAAATCATAGAAGAAAAGAAGGGACAGAAATGTGGTGGATGTTTTATTAATGCAACTCCAGGGACATTCTACAAGAGGCTATTTCCCAACAATTTCTCGCACTTTGTTCATTCCTCTTTTAGTCTTCATTGGCTTTCTCAG AATTTGATCGAAGAGACAAAATTGGAGTCCTTTAATTTACCATTGTATGACCCAACAATAGAGGAAGCTAAAGAAGTAATTGAGGAAGAAGGATGTTTCACTCTTCAAAGGCTAGAATCTGTGATAATGGGTTGGGATGGAAACATAAACGAAGGTGTTGATGACAAGAATAAACTTGATCTAAATATGAGGGCAGAGTTTATAACGAAACAACAAAGAGCTGCTTTAGAACCACTTTTGAAGGCACAATTTGGAGAAAATGTGATGGACGAATTGTTTGTCAGGTTTAAGAATAAAGTTGTCGAATTGATGGAGGAAAAGATATTGGAATTTCCTACTCTCATAATCTCGCTAATTAAGAAGGCTTGA